A window of the Lolium perenne isolate Kyuss_39 chromosome 7, Kyuss_2.0, whole genome shotgun sequence genome harbors these coding sequences:
- the LOC127313586 gene encoding bisdemethoxycurcumin synthase, which yields MASSTHATVSEIRRLQRADGPAAVLAIGTANPPNCVLQEDYPDYYFRVTKSEHLTDLKHKLTTMCQKTGTEKRFFHHNSELLDAHPHFFDGGRPSLHDRLEIAAAAAPELAASAAAKAIAKWGRPATDITHLILSTNSCARTPGADIRLASLLGLHPSVARTMLQLNGCGTGSGSLRLAKDLAENNRGARVLVACVELSIVAFGGPEDNYPHTLISQASFGDGAGAVIVGADAVRPLERPLFDMVSASQTTIPDTDRAVTMQLTEGGLKYHFLMRELVPIAAQNIEQCLSAELERLGVDAEWNHLFWAVHPGIRAILDHIDGALRLEPGKLAASRTVLRDYGNMLSATVIFVLDEQRRRMEEDGEEGVWGVMVGLGTGFTIETMVLHATTNLKQKLALV from the exons ATGGCAAGCAGTACCCATGCCACCGTCTCCGAGATCCGCCGTTTGCAGCGTGCGGACGGGCCTGCGGCCGTGCTCGCCATCGGCACAGCAAACCCGCCCAATTGCGTGCTCCAGGAGGATTACCCGGACTACTACTTCCGCGTCACCAAAAGCGAGCACCTCACGGATCTCAAGCACAAACTAACAACAATGT GTCAGAAGACAGGCACGGAGAAACGTTTCTTTCACCACAATTCGGAGCTGCTGGACGCCCACCCTCATTTCTTCGACGGCGGACGTCCGTCTCTCCACGACCGTCTGGAGATCGCGGCCGCAGCTGCTCCTGAGCTCGCAGCGTCAGCCGCCGCCAAGGCCATAGCCAAGTGGGGCCGTCCAGCCACCGACATCACCCACCTCATCCTCAGCACCAACTCGTGCGCGCGCACCCCCGGTGCCGACATTCGCCTGGCCTCCCTCCTCGGCCTCCATCCATCCGTCGCTCGCACCATGCTCCAGCTCAACGGATGCGGCACCGGCTCTGGATCGCTGCGCCTCGCCAAGGACTTGGCCGAGAACAACCGTGGCGCGCGCGTCCTGGTGGCGTGCGTCGAGCTCAGCATCGTCGCCTTCGGAGGGCCAGAGGACAACTACCCCCACACCCTCATCAGCCAGGCATCGTTCGGGGATGGCGCGGGCGCGGTCATCGTCGGCGCTGACGCCGTGCGCCCCTTGGAGCGCCCGCTCTTTGACATGGTATCCGCCTCACAGACCACGATTCCGGACACGGACCGTGCGGTCACCATGCAGCTCACGGAAGGAGGCCTCAAGTACCACTTCTTGATGCGGGAGCTCGTGCCGATAGCGGCACAAAACATCGAGCAGTGCCTGTCCGCTGAACTCGAGCGGCTTGGAGTTGACGCCGAATGGAACCATCTCTTCTGGGCAGTGCACCCCGGCATCCGTGCAATCTTAGACCACATCGACGGGGCTCTCCGGTTGGAGCCGGGGAAGTTGGCCGCCAGTCGGACCGTGCTGAGGGACTACGGGAATATGCTTAGCGCCACGGTCATTTTCGTGCTCGATGAGCAGCGGCGGCGAATGGAGGAGGACGGGGAGGAGGGAGTTTGGGGTGTGATGGTGGGACTTGGAACCGGGTTCACTATTGAGACTATGGTGCTGCATGCGACCACCAACCTCAAACAAAAGTTGGCACTTGTTTAA